In the genome of Patagioenas fasciata isolate bPatFas1 chromosome 12, bPatFas1.hap1, whole genome shotgun sequence, one region contains:
- the MTHFS gene encoding 5-formyltetrahydrofolate cyclo-ligase isoform X1, with translation MVLDRELVGPGLALQHPHGWLWLGPSRDGGTQASRHRLGALPGIGSSPGALPGRARPAPRPAFPRHMEAAEQRGGMAAVRAAKQALRAALQQRLRALGAAEKQRQSRLLTSKVIAHPKYQESKRIAIYLSTPDEIQTEEIMKDIFKQGKECFIPRYDPLGTHMDMLKISSAEDISSFTLTSWNILQPSDDDSTREEALAGGGLDLIFMPGLGFDKKGNRLGRGKGYYDIYLERCMKRPSGKPYTIALAFKEQICESVPAAEHDIQIDEVLYEDS, from the exons ATGGTCCTTGACAGGGAGTTGGTGGGGCCCGGGCTGGCCCTCCAGCACCCGCACGGGTGGCTGTGGCTGGGGCCAAGCAGAGATGGCGGCACCCAGGCCTCACGGCACCGACTCGGGGCCCTTCCCGGAATCGGCTCGTCCCCGGGAGCCCTGCCCGGGAGGGCGAGGCCAGCCCCGCGGCCCGCCTTCCCTCGGCACATGGAAGCGGCGGAGCAGCGCGGCGGCATGGCGGCGGTGCGGGCCGCCAAGCAGGCCCTGCGAGCCGCGCTGCAGCagcggctgcgggcgctgggCGCGGCCGAGAAGCAGCGCCAGTCCCGCCTGCTGACAAGCAAG GTGATTGCCCATCCCAAGTACCAAGAATCCAAAAGAATTGCAATCTACCTGAGCACACCAGATGAAATCCAGACAGAAGAAATCATGAAGGACATTTTTAAGCAAGGCAAAGAGTGTTTCATCCCACGTTACGACCCTCTCGGCACTCACATGGACATGCTGAAGATATCATCAGCTGAAGACATTTCTTCATTTACTTTGACATCctggaatatccttcagcccagtGATGATGACAGTACCAGAGAGGAGGCTCTGGCTGGTG GGGGTCTTGACCTTATCTTCATGCCAGGCCTTGGATTCGACAAAAAAGGCAACAGattgggaagaggaaaagggtATTATGATATCTATCTCGAAAGATGTATGAAACGTCCCAGTGGAAAGCCTTACACGATTGCCTTGGCTTTTAAGGAACAGATTTGTGAATCAGTGCCTGCAGCAGAACATGATATTCAAATAGATGAAGTCCTTTATGAAGACTCCTGA
- the MTHFS gene encoding 5-formyltetrahydrofolate cyclo-ligase isoform X3 has translation MAKATAQKSKVIAHPKYQESKRIAIYLSTPDEIQTEEIMKDIFKQGKECFIPRYDPLGTHMDMLKISSAEDISSFTLTSWNILQPSDDDSTREEALAGGGLDLIFMPGLGFDKKGNRLGRGKGYYDIYLERCMKRPSGKPYTIALAFKEQICESVPAAEHDIQIDEVLYEDS, from the exons ATGGCAAAGGCTACAGCTCAGAAGAGCAAG GTGATTGCCCATCCCAAGTACCAAGAATCCAAAAGAATTGCAATCTACCTGAGCACACCAGATGAAATCCAGACAGAAGAAATCATGAAGGACATTTTTAAGCAAGGCAAAGAGTGTTTCATCCCACGTTACGACCCTCTCGGCACTCACATGGACATGCTGAAGATATCATCAGCTGAAGACATTTCTTCATTTACTTTGACATCctggaatatccttcagcccagtGATGATGACAGTACCAGAGAGGAGGCTCTGGCTGGTG GGGGTCTTGACCTTATCTTCATGCCAGGCCTTGGATTCGACAAAAAAGGCAACAGattgggaagaggaaaagggtATTATGATATCTATCTCGAAAGATGTATGAAACGTCCCAGTGGAAAGCCTTACACGATTGCCTTGGCTTTTAAGGAACAGATTTGTGAATCAGTGCCTGCAGCAGAACATGATATTCAAATAGATGAAGTCCTTTATGAAGACTCCTGA
- the MTHFS gene encoding 5-formyltetrahydrofolate cyclo-ligase isoform X2: protein MVLDRELVGPGLALQHPHGWLWLGPSRDGGTQASRHRLGALPGIGSSPGALPGRARPAPRPAFPRHMEAAEQRGGMAAVRAAKQALRAALQQRLRALGAAEKQRQSRLLTSKVIAHPKYQESKRIAIYLSTPDEIQTEEIMKDIFKQGKECFIPRYDPLGTHMDMLKISSAEDISSFTLTSWNILQPSDDDSTREEALAGVMRQQNRSKAAQLIQLKETQPSG, encoded by the exons ATGGTCCTTGACAGGGAGTTGGTGGGGCCCGGGCTGGCCCTCCAGCACCCGCACGGGTGGCTGTGGCTGGGGCCAAGCAGAGATGGCGGCACCCAGGCCTCACGGCACCGACTCGGGGCCCTTCCCGGAATCGGCTCGTCCCCGGGAGCCCTGCCCGGGAGGGCGAGGCCAGCCCCGCGGCCCGCCTTCCCTCGGCACATGGAAGCGGCGGAGCAGCGCGGCGGCATGGCGGCGGTGCGGGCCGCCAAGCAGGCCCTGCGAGCCGCGCTGCAGCagcggctgcgggcgctgggCGCGGCCGAGAAGCAGCGCCAGTCCCGCCTGCTGACAAGCAAG GTGATTGCCCATCCCAAGTACCAAGAATCCAAAAGAATTGCAATCTACCTGAGCACACCAGATGAAATCCAGACAGAAGAAATCATGAAGGACATTTTTAAGCAAGGCAAAGAGTGTTTCATCCCACGTTACGACCCTCTCGGCACTCACATGGACATGCTGAAGATATCATCAGCTGAAGACATTTCTTCATTTACTTTGACATCctggaatatccttcagcccagtGATGATGACAGTACCAGAGAGGAGGCTCTGGCTGGTG TGATGCGCCAGCAGAACAGGAGCAAGGCTGCACAGTTGATCCAGCTGAAGGAAACCCAGCCCTCTGGATAA
- the BCL2A1 gene encoding bcl-2-related protein A1, which yields METAEFYYVYYLAQDYLQYVLQESHRGPAKTRVAHVLRNIASSLQDQTEEALRPFLDRIDITSVAVAKRIFNGVMEEKFADGNTNWGRIMTIFTFGGLLTKKLREHGVQLTGEEKEQISYFITEYIINNKAEWIDANGGWENGFLTKFERRSLLSFSKITAMFIAIFSLLREYY from the exons ATGGAAACTGCAGAGTTCTATTACGTTTATTACTTAGCTCAAGATTATCTGCAATATGTGCTTCAGGAATCACATCGTGGACCAGCCAAAACCAGGGTTGCTCATGTCTTGCGAAACATTGCATCTTCGCTGCAAGACCAAACCGAGGAGGCTCTCAGACCGTTCTTGGACAGGATCGATATCACCTCTGTAGCTGTTGCCAAGAGAATTTTCAATGGAGTCATGGAAGAAAAGTTTGCTGATGGAAATACTAACTGGGGACGAATTATGACCATATTTACGTTTGGAGGTCTTCTCACTAAGAAGCTTCGAGAGCATGGAGTTCAGCTgacaggagaggagaaggagcagaTTTCTTATTTCATCACGGAGTACATAATAAATAACAAAGCTGAATGGATAGATGCGAATGGTGGCTGG GAAAATGGCTTCCTAACAAAGTTCGAAAGAAGATCACTACTGTCTTTCTCCAAAATTACAGCCATGTTCATAGCTATTTTTTCCTTGTTGAGAGAGTACTACTGA